The following proteins come from a genomic window of Nicotiana tomentosiformis chromosome 12, ASM39032v3, whole genome shotgun sequence:
- the LOC104091007 gene encoding carbon catabolite repressor protein 4 homolog 1-like, which produces MLSVLRVHLPSDIPIVGCELTPYVLLRRPNKEVISEDVPESAPVDGYFLRYKWYRIQNDKKVAICSIHPSEQATLQCLGCVKAKIPVAKSYHCSPKCFSDAWQHHRVLHERAASAVNENGNEEEEIFGRFNSTGSGVINSSLTSSQSSGSLANGTAPLYPAAVTQRNGGETWFEVGRSKTYTPTADDIGHALKFECVVVDAETKLPVGPASTILTSRVIPAPCPTPRRMFSVSGVDIPGHLDLDGRLSSSGTFTVLSYNILSEAYATSELYSYCPSWALAWTYRRQNLLREIVGYRADIVCLQEVQSNHFEEFFAPELDKHGYQALFKRKTAEVFNGSINNIDGCATFFRRDRFSHVKKYEVEFNKAAQSLTDAVVPIAQKKTALNRLVKDNVALIVVLEAKFSNQGVDNPGKRQLVCVANTHVNVQQELRDVKLWQVHTLLKGLEKIAASADIPMLVCGDFNSVPGSAPHTLLALGKVDPMHPDLAVDPLGILRPPTKLTHQLPLVSAYSSFARMGVGLGLEQQRRRMDPNTNEPLFTNCTRDFIGTHDYIFYSADSLTVESLLELLDEESLRKDTALPSPEWSSDHIALLAEFRCKPRTRR; this is translated from the exons ATGCTGAGTGTGTTACGGGTGCATCTCCCGTCCGATATTCCGATCGTAGGCTGTGAGCTCACTCCTTATGTGCTTTTACGTCGTCCGAATAAGGAAGTCATTTCTGAGGATGTCCCTGAGTCTGCCCCTGTTGACGGCTATTTCTTGAGATACAAGTG GTATCGTATACAAAATGATAAGAAAGTCGCCATCTGTAGTATCCATCCATCTGAGCAAGCCACATTGCAGTGCCTTGGGTGTGTGAAGGCCAAAATCCCTGTCGCTAAGAGTTACCATTGCTCACCTAAATGTTTCTCAGATGCATGGCAACATCATCGTGTTCTGCATGAACGTGCCGCTAGTGCTGTGAATGAAAATGGAAATGAGGAGGAAGAAATATTTGGACGATTTAATAGTACTGGATCTGGTGTTATAAATTCAAGCTTGACTTCTTCGCAATCAAGTGGCAGCTTGGCAAATGGAACCGCACCTTTATACCCTGCAGCAGTAACCCAGAGAAATGGCGGCGAAACCTGGTTTGAAGTTGGACGGTCTAAAACATATACACCAACCGCAGATGATATTGGTCACGCACTTAAATTTGAATGTGTTGTTGTAGATGCAGAAACAAAATTACCTGTTGGACCTGCTAGTACCATATTGACGTCCCGGGTGATTCCAGCTCCATGTCCAACTCCACGTCGCATGTTTTCCGTTAGTGGAGTTGATATTCCCGGACATCTGGATTTAGATGGTCGATTGTCTTCTTCAGGAACTTTCACTGTGCTCTCCTACAATATTCTGTCTGAAGCATATGCGACAAGCGAATTATACAGTTATTGCCCCTCTTGGGCTCTTGCTTGGACATATCGTAGACAAAATTTATTGCGTGAAATAGTGGGCTACCGTGCAGACATTGTTTGTCTTCAAGAG GTTCAAAGTAATCATTTTGAGGAATTCTTTGCTCCTGAGCTGGATAAACACGGTTATCAAGCTCTGTTTAAAAGAAAAACAGCAGAG GTGTTTAATGGGAGTATTAACAATATTGATGGCTGTGCTACATTTTTCCGCCGAGATAGATTCTCACATGTTAAAAAATATGAG GTCGAGTTCAATAAAGCTGCACAATCTTTGACTGATGCTGTGGTTCCCATTGCCCAAAAGAAGACTGCATTAAATCGTTTGGTTAAG GATAATGTTGCACTTATAGTGGTTTTGGAAGCAAAGTTCAGTAACCAGGGGGTTGACAACCCTGGGAAGCGTCAACTAGTTTGTGTG GCCAATACACATGTAAACGTTCAGCAAGAATTAAGGGATGTCAAGCTTTGGCAG GTTCACACACTTCTTAAAGGACTTGAAAAAATTGCTGCCAGTGCTGACATCCCAATGCTGGTCTGTGGTGATTTTAACTCGGTACCTGGAAG TGCTCCTCATACACTTCTTGCTTTGGGGAAAGTTGATCCAATGCATCCAGATTTAGCAGTGGATCCTCTTGGTATTTTGCGTCCACCTACAAAGTTAACACACCAGCTGCCATTG GTTAGTGCTTATTCATCCTTTGCCAGAATGGGGGTGGGACTTGGACTAGAGCAGCAAAGGAGGAGGATGGATCCTAATACCAATGAGCCCTTGTTTACAAACTGCACCAGAGATTTTATTGGCACTCATGATTATATATTCTACTCAG CCGACTCATTAACTGTTGAATCTTTATTGGAGCTCTTGGATGAAGAAAGCTTGAGAAAAGACACTGCACTTCCTTCTCCAGAGTGGTCGTCTGATCATATAGCACTCTTAGCTGAGTTTCGCTGCAAGCCTAGAACTAGACGCTGA